Genomic window (Nymphaea colorata isolate Beijing-Zhang1983 chromosome 1, ASM883128v2, whole genome shotgun sequence):
GAGCAGCAAAACAGCACAGTAATACTGTCATTGGAAGGAGAGAATGAGAAGTGGATGACTGATGTGATTGACATTCCAAACAAGATGAATGACAAGGTGGAACAGGAAGATACAGAGAATACGAATGGGGAAGAGGATGTTGTGAGAGAACTTTTCAGTGAAGAATTTTCTCAGAATAGTCAAACATGGAACCAGAACACAGTGGAACAGGAAGACACAAGCAAGAGGAACGTTGAAGAGGATGATGGAAGAGAAAGTGCCAGTGAACAGTTTTCTCAGAACGGTCAAACAGGGAACCATCACACTTTGGGACAAGAATATGCAAGTCAGTTGAACCTTGAAGTGGATGATGCAAATGAAAGTGCCAGTGAAGAATTTTCTCAGACTAGTCAAACAGAGGACAGTGACATATTGGGACAAGAAGACGCAAGCAAGTTTGAAGAGGATGATGCCAGTGAAAGTGTCAGTGAAGAACTTTCTCAGAATAGTCAAGCAGAGAACCATGACACAATGGGACAAGGAAATGTGAACATTGTGAATAGTGAAGAGAATGATGTTATAGAAAGCATGCGTGAACGAATTTCTGATCAGAGTAACCAGAAACAGGACATAGCACTTGAGCTGAGTGATTCAGATGGTGAAACTCGCACTTTCTATGATGAGGATGGTCCCAGAGATTCTGACAGTTTTTCGCTTCCATTGAACAAAACAAGAAGCAATGGGGCTACAGATATCTTGCAACATGATTCTCCTGTAACTGCAGATTCAGAGGTCCAAACGAAAGTGGACAGCACCACTAGCACTATTGAGGTTTCTGAAATAGATCAAATCCCACAAACTGATGATGCAAATGCGAGTGATGGAAGACTCTCCCTgcaaaattcaatttaaagaTATCAGAGAAAGAAATTGTCCTCTTCCTACCAATCAAGACGGGAGGGCCTCTGGTTGAAATTTATCTCTACCATTTTTGTACCAATTCAGGAATGCTGTTGCACTTACCTCCTGTCACATGTTTTGCGTTCAAAGTCTGTTTGGTTCTCTTCGAGTCATCAAAATCACAGGGACTTCGCGGTTACTGTACATAATTTGCTGTAGGTTTTTTTCTACAGCCATTGGCCGATTCCCTGgttccctttcaaaacaaattaagagAAGGTAGTGCTTGattgttctcttcttttctgtttgcaATATTTACCAAATCAGAATCATTGTCTGATTCTGTTGTTCATCAAGAGTAACCCAGAATTTTCTCTTCGATCCAACTTGTTTTTTCGCCGATCCTTTTTCTCTTGGACAGTGGGATTCTAAGCCCAATGTTTCTTGGTTATGAACTTTGTTGGTTCATCTGAAGCACCTAACCTTTCTGCATCTCATTTAAACCAAGTAATGTCCTTGGGATTGAGACTATACGAACTGCAACAGTAAGTAGAATGACTAATAAAGTCTGCAACTCATCTTGATGTATATTGGTCTTTCCActaattttttattcatcaaGAATGATAATCAAGACTGATGGATCCTGATTGTATTAATGCAAGCACACACTGTCTTTCTCATTCTGCAATAAAAGTGGAGCAGAAGCCTAAGATGGTGTTTCACACTCGTGAAATAGAGTGAACCTAATCAGCCAATCTCAGCTTTGAAATAGTCCCTGTACTTTcttagctgcattaaatgatTACTGCcgccaaaaagaagaagagagcagATGACACAACTGAAATTTTCTTTACCAAAAACTCGATACCACGGAATCTGTAACGCAACTTCAATGTGCATATCTTCACAGTTCACACCAAATTGAACGGTGCGTGTGGTTTCCCCTAGCCAGTTGTTGTATGGGGAATGAAGAACAAAGGTGCAGTCCGATACAAACGCTATCTGCAAGACTAAGTACATTTCAGCCCCTAAAATCTCACcattttatgtcattttgaTCAAATTATTTTATAACAGAAGCAGTTTATATGATTGATTCGATGAAAATCTGAATCATCAAAATTCAACACGTATCTTTTcaacatagtaaaaaaaaacCGTTCTCCCATTTTAAACGACAAAGTTTTTTTGGTATAATAGGGCGAGTTTTAAGAAACTAGgtaaaaatatgataaatttttaaaattttaaaaagtagcAAACAATCTAAGTCGACCATctctttcaatttcaaaaaaaaaaaaaaaactgccatAATGACAGATGTTGCCAATTTAGAAAAACATATTAATGATGTGTCAAAGAAACACGATTGAAGGTTGATTACTATCAAATCGACTATATAAATGTCGACATTTGCATGATCAAAATTTGGCCAAAACAACAGGGAACGTTGGAATCTGAAGTGCACTTCCAGATAACCTTTTTATTGGATCCCAGTTGATGGACCACAGCCCCTTCACAAGGAAGGTGGCAAATGGCTCTAGAAACCGCAAAGTGTTTCTTCCACAAAAATTGGTGAAACATTTCATAAGGAAGTGTCAGCCTTGGAAAGGAAATGTGCAGCTGCACTAAGAGTTCGAGCTCGGCTTGCTAAAACTCGATTGAAATGTATGTTTGAAATGTTatacgagtcgagttcgagttgtaagaatttattttgtttaaacttGACTCGGCTCCACTAcacaatgaatattgaattataatgagaaaataattaaacgagtagcaactaaacaagttaatcCAATTAAACGAGTACTGATGCTTGGCTGTGAGTTGAATACGTTAGTTTGTAGCTGTACTATAAAGTTGGTTTTGTTATttccttgaatttttgaatCCCTGTGAATCCAGTTTTATAAATATGACTTCTAGGGATGTCGATAGATCAGATTTAGGTTAGTAAGTACCATATACGACTATGCGAACATTGCATTATTCGACTCGAAACAGATTAATAATTAATTTCGATACGCCCAaaacatatttgatttttcacatGTAATAGGATTGAAATGTTCATAAAGATTGGATACTTGCCGCATTGATCAGTAAGAAAAATTCAAACCACGTCTGCGTCAGATTAGGAATAAtcaagtgattttttttgtcaaatacaACTGCTTGAATACAATTTCGATTCAAAACCAACATCGGCTCATTTATCCAAACTATACCAGTGGTGTGACATGAAGAATTAGGAAACGTTTCGATAGCCCATGATCTAAGCTGCTCAGGATTTAAGAATCGTGGATTTATGATCAGGTTCTCCCTCATTCGATCTTAATGCAAAATAAGGATTCAACTGTAGACTTTTTGGTCGGgcttaagatccttagtttgatgaaccatgaatttTGCCGTAGATCTTTTGCTACATTAACAAAAGCATGTCACATAAGATCTATAGATTTCAAATGTGAAGTAATCTAACGCCCGCTTTGTCGAAATGGAATTTTTTGAAGCCATGCATGGCGCACACTGCTTGTGTCAACTTAATATTTATTGGCAATTTGGTATTCAACAGCTGAAAGCTACACATAGAATTTGTTAGGATAACTTACTGGCAGCTGAAGCTTAACTCCTTGGGAAATGTATCATTTCGGAGCTCTTTTACCAGAAGTACTGTCCATTTTAAGTCtcaagaaaaactgtgcaagtgtTTTCCATTCAATATCAGTGATAGGGATACCTTCATCATGCTtaattttgtagaaaaaaacGTACCAGATCGCTCAAACCTCACTCTttctaaagaaaacaataaCTATGGAAGCTTAGATTATAAGAAATCTTGGGGTTGGGAAGCTATAAACATTTCATTTAAACCAATTATATATTCATTAATCTAAGGTACATTTCTCACTGAATAAGAAGTTGATTTCGACTGGCATTCTATAGGCGCAGATATTGGACCGACAAACGCGATCAACTACACGCGCTTCTGCCACACAACCTGAAAGGGGACCGAACGGAGAAAGCATCATCCGCCTTCTGCTTGGACGACAAGTAACGCAGAAAATTCAAGAACAGAACGCGTATACATTCCAAACGCGTTGACATTTATTCTGTAAATCTCACATTTTTCGCGAGGATCACGTCCGCCTTTTACAAATCTTCCATCACAGGAGCAGTACTGCGACGACCGCCCTTTCTTCTCCATTAATTCTGAAGATCTTCAGATGCCCTCTCATTTTCAATCACAAAGACACGTATGGCGCGCAATGACTTCTCAGAAAATCCTGCCGCATTTCCCGTTTCTGCACGTTTCTTCGCCTCGGACCTTTCCATCTACGGCAAAAGGGTGGTCGCCGAATAAGATTAGGTTCCTCTGGTGTTGGTTGCGTTTCACTATCGGTTCCACATTAATACATTATCTTGGTCTCGTCGCAGACCAGCGCCAACCCTCTGTCTGTCGCTAAGCAGTGATTTGCTCTTCAATGGAAACGCCTGGTGGCTCGTGGCTGCacacataaacacacacacacaaagctGTTCATATTAAGTTGAACATCTGAGAATCTTTTGGAAATGCGTAACTTGAGAGTGGACTTTTTGCGtccaaaaaataacaaaaattgagAACAGAAGGATCCAAATATGTCGATGCCAGATGTTGCTGGGtagataaaaattaaaagtctgttgctaaaaacaactaaaaatacCATGAATTATTGTCATACTATAGCTAATGCTCATGTGGAAACTTTTTTTAAtgatatattttaatttttagctgTCCTTTATCAGCCGACAGATTTGAGCTCTACGTAAGCTCGTACATGTTGCATGAGAAATTTATGTATTACTAGCTTCTTGCTTTTTCATGGATACCCGTAAATTACTTCAGTATATTTTTGAAACTATGAAGagtttatatatgcatatacacatatattagatagatagatagatagatattgagagagagagagagagagagagagagagagagagagagagagagagagagaggggggggagagagagatgctcAACATTAACAGCAAATTAACTAGAAAAAGTCGCTGAAAGTGCCAAGGGGAAACAGGGGTAGAGGGCCAATGGAATTAGGTACGGTTGGGTTTAGAAAATTGATGCTAGTAAAGATCTTTGTTGTGAAATGATGGAGAAATCTTCGGATTATTCCTCACCTTTCTTGATGTTCCCGTCTATTTCTTGCTTGCTATGGTGACAAAGTGATGAGCTGGTGGAAAACGCCAACACCTTCTCAGCCGTACCCAAACAAACGTAAAGGTTAAAGAGACGCCGACCACTGTGGGCCTTTCTGCTTAAACCGCAGACAAGAAGCCTCAGACAGAAAACCaatgaaagcaaaagaaaagcagaagCTTTCATTGATCACCACAACATCTTGGATACAACGCTTATATTTCTGATGTTATAAGATGAAGCCGGGGAATTTTTCATTGCAGGGATTGAACTAAGCGTTTAAAATTTAATAGGAatggaaatataattttcatattttttatatatgttaaattaaaatttgcaaaatttacatgtaaattattaGAAGTAAAAAATAAGACCCATAAATAGTTGATTTCATCCCCATGTACACATGGCAGAAACCATTCACCTGAATCAGCATTGGTTCTTGCTACAATGATGTGAAAGATAAAGACAAAACAAGAGGTGCCGTCCTATGGTTGGCAGAACCACAGGAAACAAGAGCACATGCAACCCACTCAAACAGGAATATCTGCTTAAGTATATAGTTATTATGAATCATATTTTATAATCGtgataaacaaaaatgaaaagactgaGTTATAGTAATGACATAACAAAATACTAGTATCATCACAAACATGCGGTCATCGTGATCAATTGTGACATTCTCAATGAAAAAATAAGGTTCATAAACTCATTTCATTAATGGAGGGTAGAGGGACAGCTGTGCACACATTATTGTCAAAGGTGAGTTGGGGCCAGTTACATAAATAATGGCTCCTGCATCGAGACGAagactgttttttttttaaccttcgCGGCTAATGTTTCTAACTTCGTCATCGCACGTGAATTGAATTTAATACAGTGAAATGAATGAATGCGTCAATTGCCTGCACGTTAGAGACAAATTTAAACATGTAAAGACCAATAAGACAACAGCAACGAACACGTTTTTTTCAAGGTTCCACGCAGGTTCTTCAAAATCAACCAATGTGGCATGTTTTTCtaattgatttatatatatatatattaattaaacatctacgttatatatatatatatatatatatattgattgatttcGAAGGACTTTGGTAAAAGCCACACTTATTTAATTGTTGGGACGACCGTGGAATCTTGGGTTAGAGTAGGAAAGAGGAAGGAGGCCTCATATGcatatgagaagatgagatttgGTTAAGAaattgatttaataaattagtTAAACGACATGACATACATCACATCTTTgtcatccacaaaaatgacGTGCccgtctcttcctctcctcactTTATAAAATCTCCCATGGTCTCTGATCAGAAACAACAAGATACAGTAACAGGGTTAAAGAGATCAGAGATTGGAGAGAGTGAGAGCATTTCCATTGCTTAGGGGAAAGCAATCATGGCGTTGCAGCAAGAGCAGGAAGCCAAGTGGGGAGGCAAAGTGAGCGCCCTGGTGGGAGGGGTGATGGCAGACCAGGTGTGGCCTCTGCTGGCGGAGTTCGGCCGCATGGACCGGTGGATGCCCACCGTCGCCACCTGCCAGCTCATAGGCGTGGCCGGGACTCCCGGCTGCCTCCGCTACTGCGCGAGCGCCGGCGGCGACCGATGGGCGAAGGAAGTGCTCAAGAGCATCGACCATGCCCGCCGGAAGATGTGCTACGAGATGACGGAGAGCAGCATGGGATGGCGATACTATGAGGCTTCCGTGGAGGTCGTCGACAGCGCCGAGGAGGGCGGCTGCCGGATCGAGTGGACGTTCAGGATGGATCCCGTGGACGATAGGACCGAGGAAGGTATCGTGCAGTATATCGGTTTTGCCCTGGGGTGCATCTCTAAGAGGATGCAGGAATTTCTGTGTGGTGGTGCTGGCGGCGACAGCGGCGGCGGTTGTGGTAACGATGCTGCTTGAGATTCCGCCTGTAGCGGCGGCGGAGATGGTGACGATGGCCAATGGTGGTAGTTAATCTCCTGCTGAAGACAGTTTACCCGCACTCGCTCTTCATCTCTGTATCTTATTATCGTCTTGCATGATCATCAACTTGTATTCAATAAGCATGGCTCATTTACCAAGAATGCAATGTCCTTCCATCAGACTATTTCGAGAATTAGTGAGTATTGTTTTTGGTAGGATTCAATTTCACTTCAATCGGCATCCCATTTTGTTGAAAGTCATTTGCAAATTTCAAACTCGTTAGAACCCAACCACATGTTACTGTGTTCAGATCACGTGCATCAGTGCATGTATGCCATTTATGTACCAcacaaaatataatatattaggAATCAAATGTATCTTATGTGTCAGATGATTGAAACTAAAAATTTGCCACTAAAACCACCACAAACTATTGTTTCACATGCTACCACTATTTTCTAACtacatatttttaattcttAGTCATCTCACGTTTATATGtgtgtatgaaaaaaaaaaatttatggtgtgtgtgcgtgtgtgcgttttttatttgttttctaacGGCAGAAGGTTTTTATTGGTGCATTCAGGTGTTAGGCAAGCGTACTAATCGCTAAAAAAGGCAAAATAATGACGGCCCCGAGGAATAAACGTAGCTAAAAAAGGTTTTTGTTGGTGCACTCGGGTGTTAGGCAAGCACACTTGGCACTTCGGAAAGTAACCCGAGATCATGTGGTGTCATCTCCATATGGTTTTAATAATGGAGAACAGATCTGTACAAACTAaccgcaaaaaaaaaagaaggaaaaattattACCATATCTTAAACATCGTAAGTTGGTTTCATTATGGTTTAAGCCTAGAACGCTTCTCTAGcttatgaatttatttttatacgGAAATAAGATTAATATATATGACCTATTTAAAATATTGATGATAATAAGTTTTAGACCATGAAATTCATATTCATACGGTTAGACGAGAAACCATaaaatagattttcaaaatccagcttctctttttgcttttggGGTTGCTACAGTTCATCCAATCCGTATTCCTATCTGGATGGCTTTCAGAATCCTGGCACATCAGAAGGATAATTCGTGGAATGGAACACTGTGTTCCAAAGAACATGGTGTACCCATATAATGGGCACCAGATGTTCGCAAATAGAAGGAGATGAAACTCGCCTTTGCAACGGTAGGACAACTGCACATTCAAACGGGTGGGAGGAACGTCGatcagaaaagaagagagaatttTGCGACGGAGTGGACAACCGCACATTCAAACGATCATAATACATCGGCAAAAGTCTGAACCCTTCTGACTATTTCCGTCGGCTGGATAAACTCCTTGTATCAATTATCATACatataaatctctctctttttatgtatatatataaaaggagtTGAAATCTTCAACCATCTTAAGCTCCTCCAATCACTACCACACGATGCAATGCAATGAGTGGGTGTGTGTGCTGTGAAAGgatccaaagaagaaaaaatccttcatccatatatatatatatatatatatatatatatatatatatatatagtttgtgtgtgcgtgcatgttTTTTATAATGAGCACAATAAGATGAACTTTGTCCAAAAAAAATTCGCTAAGAGGtattcattttataattttaaatttttaaaggacACTTGTATGTTTGAAAAAACAAGCCATCGAAAAGtttctatatataaaaaaaaaaaaaacattttctgtAGATGTAGACCTGAGCAATTACCCACACCACGCCCAAACAGCCTCCGTCCTTGGTTGGGACCATCGATATGTTTTTTCTGCAATAGAAATTCATACAGGTTGAACACAAAGACAGATGCACGACGGCCGAATAAAGGTATCGAGTTGTCATTTTGTTCcacataaaattaaaatacaGATGGCAACGTCAACCGACAATGGGCCCCTGTTTTCTGTGGAGTTCTGAACTAGGATACGACAAATGAGCAAAAGAAGTGAATATCATCCGGCTCACGTCATTTCATCACAAACTGATCTTTGTTATCTTGTTCTACAGCTCGAGCTTCATCAACTGTGCGATTAGAATAAGAAGCCATGGCTGAACTCCAACTAATTGTGAATGCCAATTGATCACGATGTTATTTGTGTGATATATGTTTATACAGAAATTTTATGCTGTAATCAGAtggttgaaaattaaaaatctattattaaaagaaaactGTTGTATGAGCATTAGCTACGGTTTATGATGCAGTCATCAGTTCACGGTATTTTTAGCAAAGATTCATCGCCTTTTTTAGTGATGGATTTTTCAAATTATAGCCATTCAATGCTGATAACCATGACTCTAACATATATTTGTCAAAATAAACAGCTGTTGAAAACGGCCTGAACATTTTGATAAGATGGctgcttcttcatttttttttttactgtttccTCACTCCCTGTATTCCCTGACTCACTCCTTCCTTCCCGCCACCATGCCCACCAGCGGCCACTAGGCCTGCCGCCATCGTCGGGAAATGGCGCATGTGGCCGCCTCCCACCCTTTTCCCGACTCTCTCCTTCGCCATTCCCTAACGCCGAAGGCACACAGGCACCGCAGCCGAACAGCAAGAGAGCCACCAGAGAATCGCCATCGGAGCCCAGAATAACCATCTCCGACGATTTTCCCTCTCGCCCGGCCGGGCAGAATCACATTCCAAATTTCTAGCCATCCCTTGACATCTTTCTCTTAATTTCAACAAATCACtggcaaagccaaaaaaaaaaagatgctttGCACAACGCACTGGCAACCCTCTCGCTCAACGGATTCATGAGGCTGTGGATGAAATTAAACCTGAACAACTCTACTCTGAACTGAAGATTTTTGTCAAATTCTAGTCTACTCTCCTCCAATCATGCATTTTGCTTTCTCGGATCTAATGAAGATTACGGACGCACTCTTGCTGTTGCTCCCttcttttttgtgtgtgtgGCTAAAAAAAACTGCACCCAAGCAGAGGGACTTTGGCTCTCCTCTAACTGGAAGCAAATTTCTATTGCTCTTTTTTCGAATCTTATGGTCAAATTGATCTTTTTATGGCATGAACTCTGCATAAGTAGTTGACAATAGGACTAACTCACATCTAAAATTCTAAATTACTCGACCCATCTCAATATATATTCTGAATTTATTGATACGGTCTTATATTTGGAAATGGACAAGCAAGGACATCtttaagttaaaataaaaagttccaattatgttttttttttcttttttctttcagtgCTTCAAATCagagaaaaaattttcatgttatctACCTTTCTTTCTGAAATGCCTggtttatgttatttttcttggaCTCTGAGCTAGCTAGAGCAAGATGCATCCTGACCTAGAATATGAGTTCGATGTAACGTTTCCTTTACTATCTACAAAAAATCGGATGTTAATTTTTCTCATATTATGAACAAGACCGACCACATTTCTTCACCAGTTCCAACTTGGAACCAGATAAACCTCTATATTTCTGTTAGAACTGACCACCTAAGAGTTGGATACACCCAAAACCAGGATATAATTCAGATGCTTACGATATGGGACGTTAGTTTCTCTCCTGGAAAAGAGAAATTCCCATCTTCATGCATACTTTTTGTCCGTAATTTTAAAGAGGAGATAGACTTTTTGCGACTTCTCTAAGTACGGGCTACACTGTTTATGAAACTGTCGAATGAAAGCTTGAAGTGAACTTCCCTACGTTACCTTGTGAAATACAAAAATATTAGCTGCGATTTTCTGAAATTAGAAAATCGGTCTTGACTTTTTTCAATTATAGCGAAAGGTAGGcctaaaaagagaaaatttccaaaaaaaaaaaagtaaacaagaGCGAAGAGGCGCTAGCCAGTAATTGTTTATGCGAGTATGTCACCCATGTGAACAGGGGAACAAAGAGCAGAGTACTTCCACTAGATGTCAAAATTTGCAGATGCCTTCAAGTTACCTACATGGTAGTCGTATTCTATGtgaatttataaaaatattaccTGATATGACATTTCAGGGGATAGATGGTTCAGCATCGAAAATGAAGCAATTACACTCATATAGATCAACAATGCTTTATGTGGTCTTCTAAACTAACCGATCGAAGGAATGTGATTTCCATTTAAAACCTAGAAATCCACATTTGAATCAGTTTATCCAATGTGTAGGTCAAAggaatttatcaaaatttatgACTTCAAACCTTACTGGCGCAGCCAAAAGAACTAATTTGTATAGTGAAATTGCACAAAACCTGCTCTAAGGAGCATGGTTCAAACTGGTGAACTTGGGGTGCATTATGCGGTGCTCTGAGGGGCATAGCTCAAACTGGTGAACTTACGGTGCATTATGCGGTGCTTTGAGGGGCATAGCTCAAACTGATGAACTTGGGGTGCAATATGCGACACCTTTCTGGGTGGGCATCAAAAAGAACTAATATGTATAGTAAAATTGTACAAAACCTACCTTAAGGGACATAAATCAATCTGATCAAGTTGGGGGGCATCTCTGGTTCAGCTCGTCGGAGATTATGTT
Coding sequences:
- the LOC116245630 gene encoding uncharacterized protein LOC116245630, with translation MMLLHSANRSQRFRGFKVKHVIRAMAVLAVCIWLVYEIKGSGDSPKPEPEIRVTMEDGESKLHFGPKEMVDLDNNAARLSMEIEKPQAGSEADQWQASLPAKSEIGEGGGDVEIVQDREEAGNGDAKDLKHKGAIMEKQFSGSGDQGIEEVQFEQQSNIETPEVTSEDAKDLKDKEETIENETVGRGDQGTEEILGQFEQQSNVETPEVTHEDAKDLKDKEEAIENETVGHGDQGTEENLGQFEQQNSTVILSLEGENEKWMTDVIDIPNKMNDKVEQEDTENTNGEEDVVRELFSEEFSQNSQTWNQNTVEQEDTSKRNVEEDDGRESASEQFSQNGQTGNHHTLGQEYASQLNLEVDDANESASEEFSQTSQTEDSDILGQEDASKFEEDDASESVSEELSQNSQAENHDTMGQGNVNIVNSEENDVIESMRERISDQSNQKQDIALELSDSDGETRTFYDEDGPRDSDSFSLPLNKTRSNGATDILQHDSPVTADSEVQTKVDSTTSTIEVSEIDQIPQTDDANASDGRLSLQNSI
- the LOC116264847 gene encoding lachrymatory-factor synthase-like encodes the protein MALQQEQEAKWGGKVSALVGGVMADQVWPLLAEFGRMDRWMPTVATCQLIGVAGTPGCLRYCASAGGDRWAKEVLKSIDHARRKMCYEMTESSMGWRYYEASVEVVDSAEEGGCRIEWTFRMDPVDDRTEEGIVQYIGFALGCISKRMQEFLCGGAGGDSGGGCGNDAA